A portion of the bacterium genome contains these proteins:
- a CDS encoding T9SS type A sorting domain-containing protein translates to MSPAARCPRASTSRASPPAASRPSAGSSCSGRKTHTREAGMHKLLGALLVAMASEANAVTYHLDAAGTGDYPSIAAAIAAANPGDSILLAAGLYLGAGNTQLDYGGKDIVIAGAGPEVTILPCMDSGVPVLRFENGETRAAVLRDLTLRNNYHYYAPTGVIVEDASPSLINLHLEGFGGGSFYFGGGALYADGSSLLLQDAEVRDCWHRGGLALYGGAPVLERVLVENCHTSNPEYGASGGGIRVGGNATLREVTVRGCSCWEGIGGGVITGGPTVFEDCLFEGNDSGSEIGYTERGGGGVACSGGSPTFKRCVFRGNTARDGGGGLGVYNGAAPLLEDVLFTENASDIGGSIVFDNAAGTLRRVTIVDSGYMEDWDEYDGPSAIHCIGSSPTIEQVIVALSDEGVGLWADAASSPALSCSDLFGNPGGNYGGTLADQTGLNGNISVDPLFCDAAGGDYTLDAASPCLPANNDCHLQMGAFGWGCGTTAAEETAPAAFAFAPPQPNPFNPKTTLRFALPRAAAVDLTIFDVSGRQVRRLLAGERLPAGQHALDWDGHDEGGRALPSGVYFARFAAGGFTAERKLVLLR, encoded by the coding sequence ATGAGTCCGGCCGCGCGCTGCCCTCGGGCGTCTACTTCGCGCGCTTCGCCGCCGGCGGCTTCACGGCCGAGCGCAGGCTCGTCCTGCTCAGGTAGGAAAACGCACACTAGGGAGGCCGGGATGCACAAGCTGCTGGGAGCACTGCTGGTCGCGATGGCCAGCGAGGCGAACGCGGTCACTTACCACCTCGACGCCGCCGGCACCGGCGACTACCCCAGCATCGCCGCGGCGATCGCGGCGGCCAACCCCGGCGACAGCATCCTGCTCGCCGCCGGGCTCTACCTCGGGGCGGGCAACACGCAGCTCGACTACGGCGGCAAGGACATCGTCATCGCCGGCGCGGGGCCGGAGGTCACCATCCTCCCTTGCATGGACAGCGGGGTGCCGGTGCTGCGCTTCGAGAACGGCGAGACGCGCGCGGCAGTGCTGCGCGACCTCACCCTGCGCAACAACTACCACTACTACGCGCCCACGGGAGTGATCGTCGAGGATGCCTCGCCCAGCCTGATCAACCTGCACCTGGAGGGCTTCGGCGGCGGCAGCTTCTACTTCGGAGGCGGCGCGCTCTACGCCGACGGCTCCTCCCTGCTACTGCAGGACGCGGAGGTGCGGGACTGCTGGCACCGCGGCGGTCTTGCCCTTTACGGCGGGGCGCCCGTCCTCGAACGCGTGCTGGTGGAGAACTGCCACACGTCCAATCCCGAGTACGGCGCATCCGGCGGCGGCATCAGGGTGGGTGGCAACGCAACCTTGCGCGAGGTCACGGTGCGCGGCTGCTCTTGCTGGGAAGGCATCGGCGGCGGGGTGATCACCGGCGGCCCGACGGTCTTCGAGGACTGCCTCTTCGAGGGAAACGACTCCGGCTCCGAAATCGGCTACACGGAGCGAGGGGGCGGTGGGGTCGCCTGCAGTGGTGGCAGTCCCACGTTCAAGCGCTGTGTCTTCCGCGGGAACACGGCCCGCGATGGCGGCGGCGGGTTGGGCGTCTACAACGGTGCCGCGCCGCTCCTCGAGGATGTTTTGTTCACTGAGAATGCTTCGGACATCGGCGGCTCGATCGTGTTCGACAACGCAGCGGGGACCTTGCGCCGGGTGACCATCGTCGACAGCGGCTACATGGAAGACTGGGACGAGTATGATGGCCCTAGCGCCATCCACTGCATCGGCAGCTCCCCGACCATCGAGCAAGTGATCGTGGCCCTGAGCGACGAGGGCGTTGGGCTCTGGGCAGATGCCGCCAGCAGTCCGGCCCTGAGCTGTTCGGATCTCTTCGGCAACCCGGGGGGCAACTACGGCGGCACCTTGGCCGATCAGACCGGCCTCAACGGCAACATCAGCGTCGATCCGCTCTTCTGCGATGCCGCCGGCGGCGACTACACGCTCGACGCCGCGTCCCCCTGCCTGCCCGCGAACAACGACTGCCACCTGCAGATGGGCGCCTTCGGCTGGGGCTGCGGCACGACGGCCGCCGAGGAGACCGCACCCGCCGCCTTCGCCTTCGCGCCGCCGCAGCCCAACCCCTTCAACCCGAAGACCACGCTCCGCTTCGCGCTGCCGCGCGCCGCGGCGGTGGACCTCACGATCTTCGACGTGAGCGGCCGCCAGGTCCGGCGCCTGCTCGCGGGCGAGCGCCTGCCGGCGGGCCAGCACGCACTGGACTGGGACGGCCACGACGAGGGCGGCCGCGCGCTGCCCTCGGGCGTCTACTTCGCGCGCTTCGCGGCCGGCGGCTTCACGGCCGAGCGCAAGCTCGTCCTGTTGCGGTAG